In Apostichopus japonicus isolate 1M-3 chromosome 3, ASM3797524v1, whole genome shotgun sequence, a single genomic region encodes these proteins:
- the LOC139963661 gene encoding lengsin-like — protein MANTNPPILMDAASDRMASQYSKKELDTLRRQIKEKKVRFIFVVYSDFHAMERGRAIPVERFLSRLEEGILMIGRQLFRLPKMDIPEMPELPASMEVIDLRFFPDLKTFKVIPWRKDVATVIADPYDVMGQGAIGFSPRNVARKQVMRLNECGYEILSALEYEFSVLDAKTMVPIHTDMTGHWVKSFFQDWDLLTDIYDNLIGIDVKVEQIDSEGENGVYEYPIQPSMGLQSADDGFWVKKTIREISQRNGYLASFSSKPFVQSSGVSGHFNHSLLDLKTGKPLFFDGQDSDNMSKIMKHWLAGLLRHAPAMVIFGCPTASCQRRFLHFDRATPRNRSWGVDNRTCSFRVKSYGPNQTYIENRIFAAACNPYLTLAVNIAAGLDGVLNELPLPPMVKGSAHHVHEDDGGSQMFSGKLSDAIKALEEDDVICEALGEEFIKTYLINKKYECQLEEKAKQMGDESFYDREYLPYL, from the coding sequence ATGGCTAATACGAATCCACCCATCCTCATGGACGCTGCTTCTGACAGAATGGCAAGTCAATACAGCAAAAAAGAGCTGGACACTCTACGGCGACAAATCAAAGAAAAGAAGGTCCGATTTATTTTTGTGGTGTATTCTGATTTTCACGCTATGGAACGAGGAAGAGCTATACCCGTGGAACGATTCCTATCAAGACTTGAGGAGGGTATCTTGATGATTGGTAGGCAGCTTTTTCGGTTGCCAAAGATGGATATCCCGGAAATGCCTGAGTTACCAGCGTCGATGGAAGTAATCGATCTACGTTTCTTTCCTGATCTTAAAACTTTTAAAGTTATACCTTGGAGGAAAGATGTAGCGACTGTCATTGCCGATCCTTACGACGTTATGGGTCAAGGGGCGATTGGTTTCTCCCCTAGGAATGTCGCCCGCAAACAGGTGATGAGACTCAACGAGTGTGGATACGAGATTCTATCCGCTTTAGAGTACGAATTTTCGGTCCTTGATGCTAAGACGATGGTTCCTATCCATACCGACATGACCGGTCACTGGGTAAAAAGTTTCTTTCAAGACTGGGATCTCTTGACTGACATTTATGATAATCTTATCGGTATAGATGTAAAGGTAGAGCAAATCGACAGCGAGGGTGAGAACGGTGTCTACGAATATCCGATTCAACCGTCTATGGGACTTCAGTCCGCCGATGACGGTTTTTGGGTCAAGAAAACCATTCGTGAAATATCGCAACGTAACGGTTATTTGGCTTCATTTAGTTCGAAACCGTTCGTACAATCGAGTGGTGTGAGTGGTCATTTTAATCACTCTCTTCTAGATCTAAAAACTGGGAAACCTTTATTTTTCGACGGTCAAGATTCTGACAATATGTCAAAGATTATGAAACATTGGCTAGCTGGACTTTTACGTCACGCTCCAGCTATGGTTATCTTTGGCTGTCCAACCGCTAGTTGCCAACGGCGGTTCCTTCACTTCGACAGAGCGACACCGCGTAATCGCAGCTGGGGAGTAGATAATAGAACGTGTTCGTTCAGAGTGAAGAGCTACGGCCCAAATCAAACCTACATAGAAAACAGAATATTTGCGGCTGCATGTAACCCGTACCTAACTCTTGCCGTTAATATTGCAGCTGGTCTAGATGGAGTTCTGAACGAGCTCCCTCTCCCACCGATGGTTAAAGGGAGCGCACACCACGTGCACGAAGATGATGGCGGGTCACAAATGTTCTCTGGGAAGTTATCGGATGCCATTAAAGCTTTAGAAGAGGATGACGTCATATGTGAGGCTTTGGGAGAAGAATTTATTAAAACGTATCtcattaacaaaaaatatgaatgtCAACTGGAAGAAAAGGCTAAGCAAATGGGGGATGAATCCTTCTATGATCGTGAATATTTACCATATCTATAA